AGGtttcaagctttaaaaatataaaacatagaAATAATTATAATCAATGATCTTTATTTCACCAGTGATTGTTAATTTTAGTCTCTCCTAAGTTCATACGATTATCTAAAACACAGATTCGAAATGTTCCTTTACTGATCAAGAAGCTAAATGAATTTGTTCCCTGAAAACCTTGAAGGTGAATGCTTATGGTGGCCGGATAGTTATCctatttcatattatttaactTAGAATATCTCTAAAATTTGTTACTATTTTTAGAAACTAAGCCATAATCAAGGCTGTTTTctatagtttgttttttttttcttcaacaaacAGCAGAGGATGGGATTTCAAAACCTTAACAAATAGGTAACTGTTTTGGCTTTGACCATTCCGTAACATCAGGATGAAATTGTTTCTTGATAAGTCATTAGGAAGGTGATTTATCTACtttcaatgaattaaaaaaaaaaattcgatctgtttattttttattttacagtctctttgtaaataaaaaatcttcgaCATATTGTTGAcataatattttcttcaaataaaatattaggATTGATCGTGAGTAAAGTTTAAACAGattatgaaaatgatgaaaatgtgatgattttttttattttggttttaacAAACTCTAATCTATCAAGAAGTCTTGTAAAAGGAATAGTGGTGAAATCTTGGAAATGTACTTTTTTTCAGTGGCTTCTTAAAGAGTAGTAATAAATTAACTTACTTTTAGGGCTTAAAATCTACCTATCACTATCATAATTTACAATACCAGAGAAGATAGTTTGTTTGATCATGATCATAAGTTGTTCACACTGATAATCTGATTTATCCATCCGATGAACGAGGAAACCTTCACGTAAACACCCGGCACGTCCACTCGTCCGCATCCGAATCCCCAGGACACCAGACCGGCCAGTTCGTAGAATCCATCGTCCTGGCAGACCAGAGGGCCACCTCCGTCCCCTTGGCAGGCATCGTTGCCTTCCTCACCACCTGCACAGAAGCTGGACGCCGGAAGGATGAAGATTTTCTCCGTCACGGCGTTCACCTTCCGGATACACTCGGTATCACTCACGATGGGTATTTCGGCTTCACGCACCCTCAACGGGATTGGTCCCGCTTCACCCATGTAGCCGTATCCGGTTACGGTGCACCGCTTGCCAGCCGCATGGTTGACACCTCGTGCCGGGAGACAGACCTAGAATTAGGATATGTAtgtattattattttgaagGATAAATTTCGAGTCACGAAAGCAGTTTCTTTTAAAGACATCCTTATTAAAAGACGTACTACGATATTTGCAGTAGATACTAATTCATTTACTAGTGGTATTTTGAGCAGGCGATAGTTCAAGTTTACTCTTAACAACTTAGTGATGAAATACTCACCAAGCAAACTCCGTCCCGCAACTCTGCCTGTCCGTGCAGCTTCAACAGCGCGATATCGTTATCTAACGTCTGGCTGTTGTGGTTATGATGGATGTAGGTGGTGGCAACCCTCAGAGTCTGAGCACCAGGGCTGCCATACTTGCGAGTCAAATCATAATCACCTACCCTCACGTAGATGGCATCACCCGATCGTACAATGCTgtgaaaagataaaatttaagtCAGAAAAAATAACACCGAACGAATTTCATTGATACTGACTTCGTGACACAATGTGCTGCCGTGAGGACCCACTGAGTTCCGATGAGGGCAGCTCCGCACAGATACTGATTCAGCGAATTGATCAATGCCACCTGCCAGCACCATTCGCCGTTTTCGCCATCTTCGCCTCCAACGACTCGGGCTTGCCGGTGGCTGTTCCAGTACTTGGTAGTCGTTGAATTGGGCTTGCTTATGCTCGGGTGATATAGCAAGTCTTCGGGAACTGTATCGTTGTGGTCGTGGTAGATGATAGGAATAGGTACAATGCTTGTTCCGAGCACCAGACGTTCGGTGCTCTTGGATCGGTAAATGTCCTCCAGTTCGATCTGTCGTCCACTCCGGCTTCGACTGTACGATACATCTTCCAAAGCGGTTCGGCTGAGGAATGATCGAGCAGCACGGCTCGTTCCCTTAACACCGCAGACGTATTTCGAGTACACAGGTCTTGGTGTAGTCGTTGGAAGTGGTTCGTAAACTGGTTGAGGTTGCGGAGGCTGTTGTGTTGGAAGAGGTTCGTAGATGTTGTTGTTTACAGGACCCGGATAGGTATTGGGAACAGGTGGTCCGTAGCCTTGAGGTGGTTGTTGTTGAGGTATTGATCCTGGCTGAGGCTGAATTGGATAGTTTTGAACGTTGGGTGGAGGTGGAGGATACACTGCAGTATCGTTCGGTTTAATTTTACCCAAAGCGATTTGAGCTTCCTGGATACGTGTTTTGGGTGCACAACATTGAGTACCTGACTTCTTACATTTGAAAATATCGGTCATCTCGGCATTGCGGAAGCAGGTGAAACTCAACAAACTAACTATGCATGATCCTGGACATTCTTCTCTTGGATCGGGAGCTGCTGTCGTAGTTGGAACTGGTGTAGTCGTAGTTGTCGTTGGCGGTGGTCTCTTTGGTGGAGGTCTCGTAACAGGGACTTTGGTGTTATCACAACATACTGAACCACGCTTGCAGTTCGAGGTGTGCTGAATCAAGACTGAAGGTCTTTCACAGAAAGCTGCCATAATGTTAAGCATACAGAATCCTGGGCATCGAGGCAGTGGAggctgaaattaaattttcaaggtCATctctcaaaattgtttaaacacGATACTCGATTATAACGAATACTCACCGGCGTAGGTGGCCTCCTGGTGGTTGTTACTTCATGCTTAGTATCATCGACTGTACCAGTCACGCAACAGGATCCTTCATTTGGACAAAATGCTTCGCTGTCTACATCGTCGCAGAACAGTGCAAACAGGCCATTGACACATTCGCCATCGCAGGCTTTGTGCTGCACGTTCCCTTGAGAGTTGGTGGGCTGGGCTATCTTTAGCTTTTGAGGCGGAGGAGTTGTCGGTTTAGGTTTCTGCGTTGGATTAGTTTTGGACTTCAGCGGCTCCTCATTGCTTGGTTTGTCCTTCGGGTATGGCTTTGGTGTGGTAGTTTTGTTAACCTTACTGTCGAAATGAGCTGTCGGAACATACAAATCCGCCGGTGTTTTGTCCGGGTATATGTCTCTCGATACACAACATTTGGTTCCACTTTTGCAAAGACCTGGAGTGGTCAGGTATGCTTCGCAATACTCTGCGATCCTATCAGCTACACAAACTCCTGGACATGTcgctaaaataaattaaaaaaaaaaacaatctcaaTACTTAATTTCTTCAATCTTAACAATAATCTTAATCACCTACAGTTATTTTTGCTGTCCTTATCCTTCTCTTTCGATTTGTCAACCAAAGCGGGTTTTTCCGTTGTGGTCGTTGTCGTTCGAGTGGTGGTTGTGGGCCTGGGTCGCGCCGTAGTGGTGGAAATGTTGGCAGCGGCGGCTTGGCTTTCGACGCAGCATCTCATGCTGGGCGATGGGCAGGGAATGTCCTCCAGAACTTCATAGCAAATCAATGTTGCCAGTGTGTGGACACATACGCCGGGACAACCCTTGGCATCTTCGGTGCTTGTGATGGAATCCAGGAGTCCTGAAGAAGCAGACGAAATTTATAAGTTatgatagcaaaaatatttaaaaatgataattttgtatttgctCGGCACTTGCTACAATTTTTATCTATTAGAAGTAATACTGCCTCGAAAAGGGGTTTTTTGTTACTTTGCTTTAACATATTTCTGAACAAATCTATACCAAAATCATAACAATATTTTTGCTGAAGGTATAAATGCGATTTAAACATTAAGTCAAAAGCCAAAAGTAGtttctctcaaaaaaaaaaaaaaaaaaaaaaaaaaaaaaaaaaaaaaaaaaaaaaaaatacccactCACAAAATTTATCTCACCGTTCTGGCTGATTTGAACTGATTGATTTGTGATATTCTTGTGCGAATCTGTGTTTTTCCAAAACTCGAATTCGAAGTccatttgataaaaaagaaaTCGATCTCTAGCTAGCACAAATAAAACTTCTGATCCAAGCAGAGAAAACCCGCGAAGTATAATGGGCAGAAATGTATAAAACTtggtttttttatgtaaatgaaTGTGCTTTATATGGCTCGAAAGATCTAGACGGGACAAAAAAAAGTCACTATGGGGTCAAATAATCTATCgtatgagaaaaaagttattaaacaaaatagggtaagtgagcctaatttcgctatattttgtcagaggtttttagatttgatattgTTACGCCGAATCTTTATTACTtagatataaatttttgagtttttatttcaatttttcctttcgattttgttctcgttgagaagctctctgtTACTTGATGATTTTCTTCTCTGTCGCAAAGGGTGCGTTTCTTACAACCaggctaaaatattttttcaacatttttagctaTGAGatacactaaaattaaaaaaaaaatcattagctcgaaacagtttattttaacagatcgttgaaaatttatttgaaacacaattcaatcaataaaatttattaaaaacacaTTCTatacacattgaaaatagtgttcctaattgtgaacatatgcttttttttagtttttacacgaaaaaaacatggttctaacatacttattacttAAATCTTGTTAAAAAACAATacgacgaaaaatttcaaaaaaaatcggctgacaaattcagcttttatcttccatttctaaacaggtgttttttaagaaatttgctaacaattccattcaatttagATAACCTTTGAAccaatccggattttacgaaaaatcctgtgaataagaaaacttatttgtttgtaaaatgaaagttcacatgatccgttacattatcatattttttagaGTTGTGATAGGTGAAAAATAACgccaaaaacagtcaaaatagaacggtatgttaacattaggtacacatgccaaattaggaacacctaCCCTAGTTAATTTTAGTATAACATCAGTCaaagtttagattttaaaattggcCAGCTTGCTGAATGTTTAACTACTGTTTTCCTTGAACTtcttaaattcaaacttttttcttccacggttatatgactttctattggtgctatcaaaactcatcaataaTGATTTGTAGTTGCAGCACCCCATAGGGACAATCATATctaagtatccattttactggtaccacgtgaaaagtacactggcAATGAAAATGAGCGCCAAAACTTCATATAGGTAGATGGATGAACATTAGTAAGCCTtaattgcttttggcgccttccttttctgggtgattcgaatgaataaacaaaatggaaattgggtgccatgacttttatttgatacgaataaaaactaaaaattaattttcaaattccacaaaaacatttaagAAATGATCTCTtcgttgtgtttttcttcgcgtgaagacgaacacaataaaaaaaatcgcatgtgaatcggatgatccagtgaagagttttgcatGTTCGTAcatttctgtctctctccctgttttatatatacaGAAGTACTCAAAATAACCGATTTGCGctcatttatgtttttagcgATATTCCATTTACGCTTGtaacattttaatattatttaattgaaaatgataaaaacggatgttaagcacacgacaaggctgaaattttgtcgaaattttagTTATCACTAGCTCTTTTGCGTAAAACGTAGTTAGGTTCAGGTTAGTTCAcggtaatattttgttaatatcgtatttttatcggatcagcatgcggcccgcgtagctcAAACCTATATCCGAATATGTGAGTATAAACAgcatacatttttaataacactagttaacaatattttttattcgtaaATTGAAAGTCATTTTTAATACCATATCGgtcactgaatttaaaaaaaaaaataaaatccgaaaaatctgaTTAGAGCAGTTTTTTAAAtactgtaaaatgaaaaaaaatttttttttaaatatcttcagctactgttcataaaattatctttttctatAATCTTACCAATAAACTGCTCTTCGCGGGTATTTTTTTAACCTCTATTCGGATTCAGAggtcgattttaaatttgaaacttgatgtcaataaataaagttcagttttttttttataaaaattgctaTCACATCATataaggccctcagagccaaaggggtataaggggccgttcactaattacgtaagcacgatttttgaaattttcaaccctccctccccccctggtaagacaaagtaagatttttcaaacccccccttcccccccctagtaagatcttacgttttttattctttgataaATTGACACGttgtttcaaaaatagcttgaaaatattaaaattgtgacatacatgcttcaaagcaaagtactttttaaaaactgtatttgaaaagcacaatctatacaaaacaacagatgaaatgtcataaacgattaaagaaaacattattcaagacgtAGCATGTTTGGGGTAACAATAATTCTCAAtgaatttccacaatcgaataaacaatataaaatctgaattccgatttcaaaaagagagatcaggttagcacaagatgtttttacctgaaaatcataaaaatctttttgaaacaTCTTTCTACACTACTAGAAAtggggcaaaaatgtttaacgacaatcacgttgtcaactaacctaaaagctcagactcattcagcggtaagcgatttagtattgatttttttggtaaaccttttgttaaattaagagttggtagtgtctatcactgaaaaaactgtctagaaattcattatttaaagcgccttataagtattttttgagattttttctggatgaagtcatttttgaaacatggtggattcaaatcgtggtgtcacaacgcgccattttttttgtttctataaatttctcaataaaaaaacattgttgGGATGGAAAGAGAAAAGCGACCTGaataatatggtttcgtatggctgtggctgtgTTGAATTTATAATGtaatatttcttacgtaagatttttgggaaccccccctacccccctagtaagagatcgtaagcaaatgtgaaaccctcccaccccccctatgtgcttacgtaattagtgaacagcccctaagTGCACAAAAGCTACTTTCGAGATAGCACGCTTTTAAGTTTCTTTGTTGTGCGATTTTCCATATACTTTTTGGGAAGTTGTAGTGTTTGTCCGTTCAGAAAAGtatgaagataaaattataaaaatctaaaataagctttattcagtaataaagattttaatataACTAATGGTGCAAAACTGCTTGCAAAAATAAGGGAGACcgatagcaatttcaaatttgctcattttCAATGTATTATTCACCAAGAGGCATTATGCGCAAAGCAATTAAAGttccaaaatgtgctaaaacCAGTTTCAGATACTATAAATTCTATCGTTCCCGTGGCTTGAATCATTGCCacttttcgacatttttggaaGACATTGGACGTGAATTCGATTGTgttccctactacacagaagtacgctggctttaacgccacaaaatattaaaaagtttttttttgctacgagaggaaataatgttatttttggaaatgaaaggtaaacctgttgaacattttcaagcagacgaTTGGCttcaggatttggcatttgccgttgatctcactggccacctgcaagatttgaGCTTAGAAgttcaaggaaaagaaaaaatatcataactgcttgtgataatgtaaaaaaatttcaagtgaagtTACCTTGTGCACTTCTCTTCGTGTCAGATTgtgaaaagatcaaatgaggctGCAGCATTCGGTAAATACgtacttcacctagaatcgttacCAGATGCATTAAAAAGTCAATTTGCCTGAACGCTACGTTAAGTTACGGAAATTTCTCTCCAAaattcttgctatgtttgcaagtacttatctatgtgagcagttttttttctataatgaaagctacaaaaacttctcatcgttcgagattatctgatacgaatttatcatcaataatgaaagtgtTAGTGACAAATTCACTTCAACCTGATATTAATAAACCAGTATCTCAGAAAAGATGTCAAGCATCAGGACAAtagatataatgcattataatataagaatgttaaacattaaaagcattaataaaaatttaacgcaaaatttcataacaagTTTACTTATAACTATATTTCATTGTATTATACTAATATGTTAAGTTTTCCAACTGATTTTGACTGCGGCCTTCTATGtcatggaaaatttttaatgcacacctgaacgagtttgacatgcctggcgTAGACTTAATGTTTCAATTATAAAaagtaaataattcaaaagacttatctatttttattaatagatacaggcatttaacctgcctgatatgggcattcaaaacCTGTCCCTTATTCCAATAACTGATCATTTGCAACTTTGCTAAAAGCTTCAATtggttgaatttccgatttccagatgaataagaaagaaaaaccattaacatttttgttcacaaattctgtacgcacaataattaaagttcaataatatattttaacaaagctgacaaaaatcttgtttgaattttaaagttatataacaataaaaaaatttcatgccatgtgtcaaaagcgtactaccctcaaactacactgattagatatgttgaatctccagccatatcgtcaatcggctgtatgcgcatattacccaatatgcgcatttaggaacacttccttCTAAAACTAATTTAATCGAAAGTGTACGAAATAATGCAG
This sequence is a window from Uranotaenia lowii strain MFRU-FL chromosome 3, ASM2978415v1, whole genome shotgun sequence. Protein-coding genes within it:
- the LOC129756505 gene encoding protein masquerade — protein: MKMWLKVLPIFVLIVGRIRAQDDSLAGSFLSGLLDSITSTEDAKGCPGVCVHTLATLICYEVLEDIPCPSPSMRCCVESQAAAANISTTTARPRPTTTTRTTTTTTEKPALVDKSKEKDKDSKNNSTCPGVCVADRIAEYCEAYLTTPGLCKSGTKCCVSRDIYPDKTPADLYVPTAHFDSKVNKTTTPKPYPKDKPSNEEPLKSKTNPTQKPKPTTPPPQKLKIAQPTNSQGNVQHKACDGECVNGLFALFCDDVDSEAFCPNEGSCCVTGTVDDTKHEVTTTRRPPTPPPLPRCPGFCMLNIMAAFCERPSVLIQHTSNCKRGSVCCDNTKVPVTRPPPKRPPPTTTTTTPVPTTTAAPDPREECPGSCIVSLLSFTCFRNAEMTDIFKCKKSGTQCCAPKTRIQEAQIALGKIKPNDTAVYPPPPPNVQNYPIQPQPGSIPQQQPPQGYGPPVPNTYPGPVNNNIYEPLPTQQPPQPQPVYEPLPTTTPRPVYSKYVCGVKGTSRAARSFLSRTALEDVSYSRSRSGRQIELEDIYRSKSTERLVLGTSIVPIPIIYHDHNDTVPEDLLYHPSISKPNSTTTKYWNSHRQARVVGGEDGENGEWCWQVALINSLNQYLCGAALIGTQWVLTAAHCVTNIVRSGDAIYVRVGDYDLTRKYGSPGAQTLRVATTYIHHNHNSQTLDNDIALLKLHGQAELRDGVCLVCLPARGVNHAAGKRCTVTGYGYMGEAGPIPLRVREAEIPIVSDTECIRKVNAVTEKIFILPASSFCAGGEEGNDACQGDGGGPLVCQDDGFYELAGLVSWGFGCGRVDVPGVYVKVSSFIGWINQIISVNNL